In Sphingobacterium thalpophilum, a genomic segment contains:
- a CDS encoding LytTR family DNA-binding domain-containing protein, which translates to MQTKKLIEKFHSEIQVNYIPIRVQLLLAVLLGNFFCSPNKFLVFDARYAMPKFYLYWFLSSLIVMAVLRGAHIFNRYMDSRLSWLTDFKPRLIRQILYGIVLPALLTVVFVMLVFLPLNAKGWGALIPYMRNEFRFLFLFIFILNLLFLVIYVIRFARFVKDQYLEAELELAALREVVVSYETLQMKLEDERSEDLSDAIKLAPCLGVKYGYEDNYVALDGIAFIKSSANDKKLLTLTSSKEYTHNYSLETLMKVLDHNQYYLMYRRYIVNRSIIKEYRALENGILTIELKPSFEKQDDILVSRYHAADFKRWFEKK; encoded by the coding sequence ATGCAAACTAAAAAACTTATTGAGAAATTTCATTCCGAGATTCAGGTTAACTACATCCCGATTAGGGTTCAGCTATTGTTGGCTGTTTTGTTGGGTAATTTTTTCTGTTCGCCCAACAAATTTCTTGTTTTTGATGCGAGGTATGCAATGCCCAAATTTTATCTCTATTGGTTTCTTTCTTCGCTGATCGTTATGGCTGTGCTTCGTGGAGCACATATTTTTAATCGGTATATGGATAGCAGATTATCGTGGCTGACAGATTTTAAGCCTCGTCTGATCAGGCAAATCCTCTACGGAATTGTGCTCCCTGCACTGCTCACAGTGGTTTTTGTGATGCTGGTATTTTTACCCTTAAATGCAAAAGGCTGGGGTGCGCTCATTCCTTATATGCGCAACGAATTTAGGTTTCTGTTTTTGTTTATTTTTATTTTGAATCTGCTATTTCTGGTGATATACGTCATCCGCTTTGCCCGATTTGTGAAAGATCAATACTTAGAGGCAGAACTTGAGTTGGCTGCTCTCAGGGAGGTAGTTGTAAGTTATGAAACACTTCAAATGAAATTGGAGGATGAGCGGAGTGAGGACCTTTCCGATGCGATCAAGCTTGCTCCTTGTCTTGGGGTGAAATACGGTTATGAAGATAACTATGTCGCACTTGACGGCATTGCCTTTATCAAAAGCTCGGCGAATGATAAGAAGCTCCTGACCTTGACGAGTAGTAAGGAATATACACACAACTATAGCCTAGAGACATTGATGAAGGTCCTCGACCATAATCAATATTACCTGATGTACAGACGTTATATCGTTAATCGGAGTATCATTAAAGAATATCGTGCTTTAGAAAATGGTATATTAACGATTGAACTAAAGCCGTCTTTTGAGAAGCAAGATGATATATTGGTAAGCCGTTACCATGCTGCTGATTTTAAACGTTGGTTTGAGAAGAAATAG
- a CDS encoding FUSC family protein — protein MEEKKLNELSNEELLVLKKKAKPTKIINASIIGFCLGIAAYSIFVAGLTWPTIFPLILAILFFKYFGKNEKALDAELKARNLK, from the coding sequence ATGGAAGAAAAGAAATTAAATGAACTGAGCAATGAAGAGTTGTTGGTTCTCAAAAAGAAAGCTAAACCCACGAAAATAATCAATGCATCGATTATTGGCTTTTGTTTGGGCATTGCTGCCTACAGTATATTCGTAGCCGGTTTAACCTGGCCTACAATTTTCCCATTGATATTGGCCATTTTGTTCTTTAAATATTTTGGAAAAAATGAGAAAGCACTAGATGCGGAGTTGAAAGCCCGAAATCTGAAATAG
- a CDS encoding PepSY domain-containing protein encodes MTLKKMILFLHRWIGLLSGLVVFIVSITGAIYVFEKELFALFHPSYVTVTAQKGKKILPLSVLKANAQRVTDHTITIIRVPATDDQRQVHLFEALKRRPKNDVGGVFVNKEIIYWDRIFVDPYSGRVLGKIDVETNFFWIVRQIHQFLYLRRDVGSAIVGSSVLLFIITLISGLFLWWPKNRKVAVKRLKIDFSAKWKRLNYDLHQVLGFYAFLFAIVIASTGLVWSFKWWETSIYWLMDGKRPNTKIEEPKIQGSPVTESRVALLDLIWSDVLKKDSTHQGVLINLVPETTQANVNIYTKGNTWWSASDAYAYDLRNGSAYYKRLQNDKTLGMKWRNSNYDIHVGKIAGSTGMWIAFVTSLICASLPVTGFYIWYGRKFKKKKSRL; translated from the coding sequence ATGACTTTAAAAAAGATGATCTTGTTTTTACACCGCTGGATCGGATTATTGTCCGGTCTGGTGGTTTTTATCGTAAGCATTACAGGCGCTATTTATGTATTTGAAAAGGAACTATTTGCCCTATTTCATCCAAGTTATGTAACGGTAACGGCACAGAAAGGCAAGAAAATACTTCCCCTTTCCGTCTTAAAGGCAAATGCGCAGCGTGTCACCGATCATACCATTACCATTATCCGTGTTCCTGCTACAGATGATCAACGACAAGTTCATCTATTTGAAGCACTTAAGCGCCGTCCAAAGAACGATGTCGGGGGTGTATTTGTAAATAAAGAAATCATCTATTGGGACCGTATTTTCGTAGATCCCTACAGCGGCCGCGTTTTAGGAAAAATAGACGTTGAGACAAACTTCTTCTGGATTGTAAGGCAGATCCACCAATTCCTTTATCTCCGGCGCGACGTAGGGAGCGCAATCGTAGGGAGCAGCGTCCTGCTGTTTATCATTACACTAATTTCGGGGCTTTTCCTTTGGTGGCCAAAAAATCGGAAGGTAGCTGTAAAGCGGTTAAAAATAGATTTCAGCGCGAAGTGGAAACGTCTCAACTATGATCTTCATCAAGTACTTGGCTTTTATGCATTTTTGTTCGCGATTGTCATCGCATCAACCGGTTTGGTTTGGTCCTTCAAGTGGTGGGAAACTAGCATCTACTGGCTTATGGACGGTAAGCGGCCCAATACGAAAATAGAAGAACCAAAAATTCAAGGCAGCCCGGTGACAGAATCACGTGTAGCACTTTTAGACCTGATATGGTCTGACGTTCTGAAAAAGGACAGTACACATCAGGGCGTTTTGATCAATTTGGTTCCCGAAACTACTCAAGCTAATGTAAATATCTATACGAAAGGAAATACCTGGTGGTCGGCCTCCGATGCCTATGCCTATGATCTTCGGAATGGGAGTGCATACTACAAACGCCTACAAAATGATAAAACACTGGGCATGAAATGGCGAAACTCCAATTACGATATTCATGTCGGAAAAATAGCCGGGTCTACAGGCATGTGGATCGCTTTTGTAACGAGTTTAATCTGTGCCTCTCTGCCGGTAACAGGTTTCTACATTTGGTACGGTAGAAAATTTAAAAAGAAAAAATCACGCTTATAG
- a CDS encoding HipA domain-containing protein, whose protein sequence is MANCLFCYKPVETGGYHTACSRVFFGTTQVPYLELDQEKLKKLGEVTVAERLAITGVQPKISLSLNGEKGNKRLTLVGLWGDYILKPQSKEYLLMPEVEDLTMHLAALFKIETAKHALIRTSTGELAYITKRFDRKKGKKIHVEDLCQLSQLMTEQKYNSSYERLGKIIKQFASNTGLDAIKYFRLVLFSFLTGNNDMHLKNFSLMHTNHGVLLSPAYDLINVNLIYPKDKEDMALTLGGRKRKIKRSDFNQLAQSLGISELVRNNIYKDFRKNADKVKELIDHSFLTDDYKEKYDQIVHTKLKQIEL, encoded by the coding sequence ATGGCTAATTGTTTGTTTTGCTATAAACCAGTTGAAACAGGAGGCTATCATACAGCATGTTCAAGAGTGTTTTTTGGAACAACTCAAGTTCCCTATTTGGAGTTGGACCAGGAAAAATTGAAAAAATTAGGCGAAGTTACTGTAGCTGAGCGATTGGCAATAACTGGCGTACAGCCAAAAATATCACTCAGTCTAAATGGAGAAAAGGGCAATAAGCGACTTACCTTAGTTGGTCTTTGGGGAGATTATATCCTGAAACCTCAATCAAAAGAATATCTACTCATGCCAGAAGTAGAAGATCTAACGATGCACCTCGCAGCGTTATTTAAGATAGAAACAGCAAAACACGCATTAATACGAACTTCCACAGGAGAACTGGCCTACATTACAAAACGATTTGACCGTAAGAAGGGCAAAAAAATCCACGTTGAAGATTTATGTCAATTATCGCAGCTTATGACCGAGCAAAAATACAATAGCTCTTATGAACGCTTAGGAAAAATCATCAAGCAATTTGCTTCCAACACCGGATTAGATGCAATCAAATATTTTAGGCTCGTACTGTTTAGCTTTTTAACTGGAAATAACGACATGCATCTCAAGAATTTTTCACTCATGCATACGAATCATGGTGTTTTATTATCACCAGCATATGATCTCATCAATGTTAACTTAATCTATCCAAAAGATAAGGAAGATATGGCTCTCACATTGGGTGGTCGTAAACGAAAAATAAAACGGTCAGATTTTAACCAGCTTGCGCAAAGCTTGGGAATATCTGAGCTCGTAAGAAATAATATTTATAAAGACTTCAGAAAAAATGCTGATAAAGTTAAAGAATTGATTGATCATAGCTTTCTAACGGATGATTACAAGGAAAAATATGATCAAATTGTCCACACTAAATTAAAACAGATCGAACTATAG
- a CDS encoding HipA N-terminal domain-containing protein, with amino-acid sequence MAREAKIYFHDDLAGFLIETDHGYSFSYDKNYLKKTDPQPISLTLPISENTYYSNILFPFFDGLIPEGWLLEIGEKHWKLNPRDRFALLINLCRDTIGAVSVYPMEAENDG; translated from the coding sequence ATGGCACGCGAAGCAAAAATATACTTTCATGATGACTTGGCTGGATTTCTAATTGAGACAGATCATGGTTATTCATTTAGTTATGATAAGAATTATCTAAAAAAAACTGATCCACAACCTATCAGTCTAACTTTACCGATTTCCGAAAACACGTATTATAGCAATATATTATTTCCGTTCTTTGATGGATTAATTCCTGAAGGATGGTTATTGGAAATCGGTGAAAAGCATTGGAAACTCAATCCCAGAGATCGTTTTGCGCTGTTGATAAACCTATGTCGAGACACTATAGGAGCAGTTTCTGTTTATCCGATGGAGGCGGAAAACGATGGCTAA
- a CDS encoding AraC family transcriptional regulator yields the protein MLLESSRSGILFDNSALISVQQKRIITELLNSELDQEWKSLFCFGKLMELLARTFDQHKLGNTVSRTDNSLSPEIKKLMAEAKRIVENSLTDPPSLSQLSAELGTNENYLKKYFKLCYGTTIYGHLTKVRMQKARSLLTQGDRPINEISRFLGYNNPAHFSASFKKHFGVKPKVVQRSSKV from the coding sequence ATGCTTTTAGAATCGTCGCGATCGGGCATCCTGTTTGACAATTCGGCTTTGATCAGTGTACAGCAGAAAAGGATTATAACCGAGTTGCTCAATTCGGAGCTTGATCAGGAATGGAAATCCTTATTTTGTTTTGGTAAACTCATGGAGTTATTGGCGCGAACATTTGACCAGCATAAACTTGGTAATACGGTGTCTCGAACGGATAATAGCCTTAGTCCGGAAATAAAAAAACTGATGGCGGAAGCAAAAAGAATAGTAGAAAATAGTTTGACCGATCCGCCATCTTTATCGCAATTGTCTGCTGAATTAGGAACGAATGAAAACTATTTAAAGAAATATTTCAAGCTCTGCTATGGTACAACCATTTATGGGCATTTGACCAAGGTGAGAATGCAAAAAGCTAGGAGCTTACTTACACAAGGAGACCGGCCTATAAATGAAATTTCACGCTTTTTAGGCTATAACAATCCTGCGCATTTCTCAGCAAGTTTTAAGAAGCATTTCGGGGTAAAACCAAAAGTAGTGCAACGTTCTTCAAAAGTCTAA
- a CDS encoding type II toxin-antitoxin system Y4mF family antitoxin has protein sequence MDSLRVFVKQKRKELKLTQEDLAANAGVGLRFVRDLEQGKKTLRLDKINDILALFGKEVGVIDQIKE, from the coding sequence ATGGATTCATTACGCGTGTTTGTAAAACAGAAACGAAAAGAATTAAAGCTAACACAGGAAGATTTAGCTGCGAATGCTGGAGTCGGCTTAAGGTTTGTGCGTGACCTCGAGCAGGGAAAAAAAACATTACGTTTAGACAAAATAAATGACATATTGGCGTTATTCGGTAAAGAAGTTGGTGTAATTGATCAAATTAAAGAGTGA
- a CDS encoding DUF1269 domain-containing protein translates to MENILIYIVDSTEKSIAVNHTLADLDRNGDIRIYESITIRKTDQGGFDVLKDATEEGGWKTLGGGAIGALIGIVGGPLGLLLGGLTGTFIGATMDTEEFVVSTDFIDQVNNSLQVGEIAVITVVDETSPDFVDTALQPLEGRSFRTSVDEAYDHYQERVEKAASEEHAAEKAKREAKKAERKEKRAELRESVKKKISDWWDKL, encoded by the coding sequence ATGGAAAATATTTTGATTTATATCGTTGATTCGACAGAGAAATCAATCGCGGTAAACCACACATTAGCCGATCTCGACCGTAATGGTGACATTCGTATTTATGAGTCTATAACCATCCGAAAAACAGATCAGGGTGGTTTTGACGTACTGAAAGACGCGACAGAAGAGGGCGGCTGGAAAACACTCGGCGGAGGTGCCATCGGTGCATTGATCGGTATTGTGGGCGGTCCACTAGGTTTATTGCTGGGCGGACTTACCGGAACATTTATCGGGGCGACGATGGATACCGAAGAATTTGTTGTGTCGACCGATTTTATTGATCAGGTCAATAATAGCTTGCAAGTGGGGGAAATAGCAGTGATTACTGTTGTTGACGAAACAAGCCCAGATTTCGTGGATACAGCTTTGCAACCCTTGGAAGGACGATCCTTCCGGACGAGTGTTGATGAGGCCTATGATCATTATCAGGAACGCGTAGAAAAGGCGGCTTCCGAAGAACACGCAGCGGAAAAAGCCAAACGGGAAGCCAAGAAAGCCGAACGGAAAGAAAAACGTGCGGAACTCCGCGAGAGTGTCAAGAAAAAGATTTCAGACTGGTGGGACAAACTTTAA
- a CDS encoding DUF6454 family protein, which yields MIAKQRPIYEEQAVGLGTGYLMKFNFKGELIAQLRLRKDSVYHPGGIDFDGQYIWIPVCEYRPHGRSLIYRIDPTTMEAKVEFTVDDAIGALVCDRDRHELVGFNWDAMQFYTWKQQLLDRGKWHLKSISNNNQHFIHFQDGQYVGQGLMICSGVNSFLKDPHAKERLVIGGIQLMDIHTYQSTYTLPIHLRSKTGRIMTSNPFYTDVVDGKVCLYFVPDDDQSTLYMYEITNSKS from the coding sequence TTGATAGCTAAACAGCGGCCGATCTACGAAGAGCAGGCCGTCGGCCTGGGAACGGGCTATCTCATGAAATTTAATTTTAAAGGAGAGCTTATTGCTCAACTTCGTTTAAGAAAAGATAGCGTTTATCATCCCGGGGGGATAGATTTTGATGGTCAATATATTTGGATCCCGGTCTGTGAATATCGTCCCCACGGCAGGTCGCTGATTTACAGAATAGATCCGACTACCATGGAAGCGAAGGTTGAATTTACGGTAGACGATGCCATTGGAGCCCTTGTTTGCGATCGAGATCGACATGAACTCGTTGGTTTCAATTGGGATGCTATGCAGTTTTATACGTGGAAACAACAATTGCTCGATCGTGGTAAATGGCATTTAAAATCAATCTCTAACAATAATCAGCATTTTATTCATTTTCAGGATGGACAATATGTGGGTCAAGGTTTGATGATTTGCTCCGGGGTCAACAGTTTTTTGAAAGATCCCCACGCAAAGGAGCGCCTCGTAATCGGGGGCATTCAATTAATGGATATTCATACCTATCAGAGCACCTATACCCTGCCAATCCACTTAAGAAGTAAAACAGGTCGCATTATGACAAGTAATCCTTTTTACACCGATGTCGTTGACGGAAAGGTCTGCCTGTACTTTGTGCCCGATGATGATCAATCCACACTTTACATGTATGAGATAACTAATTCCAAATCATGA
- a CDS encoding RagB/SusD family nutrient uptake outer membrane protein — protein MKKIHLYFGLALCWSLLCMVSCTKFLDEKSNKALSVPKTMNDLQALLDAYGTINSVYSSTGEEASDDYFLSAKNWQGIANQDTRNRYIWQEQGKLNADWISPYKVVFICNTVLEELEVLGKESSEQDYMRIKGSGLFFRSFALYELASIFGPVYAAENMEKLSIPIRVSTTIEEDTPRGTVGQTYEQILNDLKTAAELLPEHTAYINRPTKRTAYALLARIYLAMSDYANALKASTQALSYGKELVDYNSINLTAAAPFNTTNAEIIWMAGGNTVSALLAPARSRVDSLLYSSYADKDLRKKAFFTKNADGYYTFKGTYDGRVQGFLFKGLTVDELYLIQAEAQVRVGEVQEGLKSLAVLLSNRYVKGTYQPDLTIEHEQALKLVLEERRKELLFRGLRWTDLRRFNLEKETAMILQRKLDQEVYRLAPDDLKYVFLIPDNVIAIAGFPQNPR, from the coding sequence ATGAAAAAGATACATCTCTATTTTGGATTAGCGCTGTGCTGGAGTCTACTATGTATGGTCTCCTGCACGAAGTTTTTGGATGAAAAATCGAATAAGGCACTTTCTGTCCCAAAGACAATGAATGATCTGCAGGCATTGCTAGATGCCTACGGAACCATAAACAGTGTCTATTCATCGACAGGTGAAGAGGCTTCGGACGATTATTTTTTGAGCGCCAAAAACTGGCAGGGTATTGCCAATCAGGATACACGTAATAGGTACATATGGCAGGAGCAGGGAAAGCTCAATGCCGATTGGATATCTCCTTATAAGGTCGTATTTATCTGCAACACGGTTCTCGAAGAACTGGAAGTGCTGGGAAAAGAAAGTAGTGAACAGGACTATATGCGTATCAAAGGCTCGGGGTTATTTTTTAGATCTTTTGCGTTATATGAGCTAGCTAGTATTTTTGGGCCCGTGTATGCAGCTGAAAATATGGAGAAGCTGAGTATTCCCATTCGAGTGTCTACAACAATTGAGGAGGATACTCCGCGAGGTACAGTGGGGCAAACTTATGAGCAGATTTTGAACGATCTGAAAACTGCTGCCGAACTATTGCCCGAGCATACGGCTTATATCAACAGGCCGACTAAGCGTACAGCTTATGCGCTTTTAGCCCGTATTTATTTGGCTATGTCGGATTATGCAAATGCGTTGAAAGCAAGTACGCAGGCACTTTCTTATGGTAAAGAGTTAGTGGACTATAATAGTATCAACCTCACTGCCGCAGCGCCTTTTAACACAACAAATGCAGAGATTATCTGGATGGCAGGAGGTAATACAGTCAGTGCGTTATTGGCTCCGGCGCGTAGTCGGGTAGATTCGCTCCTGTACAGCAGTTATGCCGATAAAGACCTACGCAAAAAAGCGTTCTTTACCAAAAATGCAGATGGTTATTATACGTTTAAGGGCACCTACGATGGCCGTGTACAGGGCTTCCTGTTTAAAGGCTTGACCGTGGATGAGCTATACCTAATACAAGCCGAAGCACAAGTGAGGGTGGGAGAGGTGCAGGAAGGATTAAAAAGTTTGGCAGTCCTACTGAGCAATCGCTATGTTAAAGGTACCTATCAGCCGGATTTAACGATCGAGCATGAGCAGGCCTTAAAATTGGTGCTCGAAGAAAGGAGAAAGGAATTGCTGTTTCGGGGACTTCGCTGGACAGACCTAAGACGTTTCAATCTGGAGAAAGAGACCGCCATGATACTACAGCGGAAATTGGATCAGGAAGTGTACAGGCTTGCGCCTGATGATCTGAAATATGTGTTTCTGATACCGGATAATGTTATCGCCATTGCTGGGTTTCCGCAGAACCCACGATAA
- a CDS encoding energy transducer TonB has translation MKKNRGITAIKDSAAYTNIIRLTANELGLYEVNDYYPNGNLKRHGWTKVADPRRLYLEGIIESYYNNGNLAVSAGYKDNKLSDTVKRYHENGLLREIRFFSGSEASPNEFLFQDQHSRLIYYADSTGRKQVENGNGTFEFKNNINTEKGVYVDGLRQGHWEGTLKKGKIKFEEWYEKGVLSKGTSTDSMGNVHPYTRRDVQPEYPGGIKNLMIFIAQNYKYPKEALNAKVSGQLLISFVIEKNGLANEFEVINDLGYGTAANGIAVLKKADKWAPGYQYGMPVRVQFTIPIRLHTGPAPN, from the coding sequence ATGAAGAAAAATCGTGGTATTACTGCTATAAAAGATTCAGCCGCTTACACAAACATTATTCGTTTAACAGCAAATGAATTGGGGCTTTACGAAGTAAACGATTACTATCCAAATGGCAATTTAAAAAGACATGGCTGGACAAAAGTAGCTGACCCACGAAGATTATATCTGGAAGGCATTATTGAAAGTTATTACAACAATGGCAACCTAGCGGTATCAGCCGGATATAAAGACAATAAACTGAGCGATACTGTAAAAAGATACCACGAAAATGGTCTTTTAAGAGAAATTAGATTTTTCTCCGGTTCTGAAGCCAGTCCCAACGAATTTCTTTTTCAGGACCAGCATAGCCGACTAATCTATTATGCTGATTCAACAGGCCGAAAGCAGGTCGAAAATGGAAATGGCACGTTCGAATTTAAAAACAATATAAATACTGAAAAAGGTGTATATGTTGATGGATTACGTCAAGGACATTGGGAAGGTACTTTAAAAAAAGGAAAGATCAAGTTTGAAGAATGGTATGAAAAAGGTGTGTTAAGCAAGGGAACCAGCACAGATAGTATGGGCAATGTGCATCCCTATACACGTCGAGATGTCCAACCGGAATACCCTGGCGGGATAAAAAACCTTATGATCTTTATTGCCCAGAATTATAAATATCCCAAAGAAGCTTTAAATGCAAAAGTATCAGGACAACTTCTCATCAGTTTTGTCATTGAAAAAAATGGTCTGGCGAATGAATTTGAAGTGATTAATGACCTCGGGTATGGAACAGCAGCAAATGGTATAGCAGTACTGAAGAAAGCCGATAAATGGGCTCCGGGTTATCAATACGGTATGCCTGTACGTGTGCAGTTTACCATTCCAATCCGTTTACATACAGGTCCCGCTCCAAATTAG
- a CDS encoding outer membrane beta-barrel protein — protein sequence MLKKLLSRIFLSVLTLSGTGLYAQQNNSGSYEIELSFTPLAERTIGPRKSLMGAGSNDSKNYIAGLLRVGYHYNETWSFGVGLGYSHQNITTTSAIVDPSVERMQYSSELSIWEFPLDARVKFLKYLYANAGPMLHFQQNANSYVDKQHGIGFHVGLGAKVPLSQQFAVTLSPHYKMYSLIPFHSERNYDRVQVLGIGIGVNYRIAK from the coding sequence ATGCTTAAAAAATTACTTTCCAGGATATTTCTTTCCGTTTTAACTTTATCAGGGACCGGCCTCTATGCGCAGCAAAACAATAGTGGCAGTTATGAGATCGAACTTTCTTTTACTCCTCTAGCAGAGCGTACTATTGGACCGCGGAAGAGCCTTATGGGAGCCGGTAGCAACGACAGTAAGAATTATATAGCCGGGTTGCTCCGCGTAGGCTATCACTATAATGAAACATGGTCTTTTGGTGTTGGTCTGGGCTATTCCCACCAGAACATCACGACGACATCGGCAATAGTCGATCCATCGGTGGAGCGGATGCAATATTCCTCGGAACTCTCTATTTGGGAATTCCCTTTAGATGCCAGGGTAAAATTTTTGAAATATCTCTACGCAAATGCGGGACCGATGTTACACTTCCAGCAGAACGCAAATAGTTATGTAGACAAGCAGCATGGCATAGGTTTCCATGTTGGACTAGGCGCAAAGGTTCCATTATCCCAGCAATTTGCTGTTACGCTGTCCCCACACTACAAAATGTACTCGCTCATTCCTTTCCATTCCGAGAGAAACTATGATCGTGTGCAGGTTTTAGGAATTGGTATTGGCGTGAATTATAGGATTGCTAAATAG
- a CDS encoding TonB-dependent siderophore receptor encodes MPRFGAVYTINPQINLYGTYVKGYNPQTASALANPNAGGPFDPLENDMTEFGLKTAWLDGKLQASTAIYQINQKNTLYPAPTADNADLMEQIGKERSKGIEFDIQGQILPHWSVIASYAYNDAKITEGGNNEELNRQKPNAPQNTANIWTRFSIPSGKAKGLGIGVGANYVDKRNLSLNQNQTIPSYSLLNAALYYTIGKVQLQANFNNITNKTHWVGGYDYIRLFPGAPRNLLFTLGYTF; translated from the coding sequence CTGCCGCGCTTTGGAGCAGTTTACACCATCAACCCACAGATCAATCTATATGGAACTTACGTAAAAGGCTATAATCCGCAGACAGCTTCGGCACTGGCAAACCCTAATGCCGGAGGTCCATTTGATCCACTCGAAAATGACATGACCGAATTTGGATTAAAAACAGCCTGGTTGGACGGAAAACTCCAGGCAAGTACAGCTATCTATCAGATCAATCAGAAGAATACGCTTTACCCCGCCCCCACTGCCGACAATGCAGATTTAATGGAACAAATCGGAAAAGAAAGATCGAAAGGGATAGAGTTTGATATTCAGGGTCAAATTCTCCCGCACTGGAGTGTTATTGCCTCCTATGCCTACAATGATGCAAAGATTACCGAAGGTGGAAATAATGAAGAACTGAACAGACAAAAACCAAATGCGCCTCAAAATACGGCAAACATCTGGACCAGATTCTCCATTCCTTCCGGAAAAGCAAAAGGCTTGGGAATCGGCGTCGGGGCCAATTATGTGGATAAGCGAAACCTTTCCCTTAACCAGAACCAGACCATCCCATCCTACAGTTTACTGAACGCAGCATTATATTATACCATTGGAAAAGTACAATTGCAGGCCAACTTTAATAATATCACCAATAAAACCCATTGGGTAGGTGGTTACGATTATATCCGTCTATTTCCAGGTGCACCACGTAATTTACTATTTACACTAGGCTATACCTTTTAA